Proteins from one Belonocnema kinseyi isolate 2016_QV_RU_SX_M_011 chromosome 8, B_treatae_v1, whole genome shotgun sequence genomic window:
- the LOC117178558 gene encoding uncharacterized protein LOC117178558, giving the protein MEKEKIPKSVEGRKGEKAEKVAKLYAVFRNETRVPFGGWRVVVEGNGRDCKNYIRDETEFRCGRTSTVDAERSGRPKEVTTPENVEKIHDMMLNDPKVKLREVANAVGISLERVGNIVHSVLGMKKLCVRWVPRLLTVDQKRILPQAKLHEIGFELVPQPPYSPDLTPSDYYLFLNLKRWLTGKRFYSNEEHIAETEAYFGDLPIEYFSDGIKKLENRWTRCIDLKGEYVEK; this is encoded by the exons ATGGAGAAGGAAAAGATTCCCAAGAGCGTGGAGGGAAGAAAGGGAGAAAAAGCTGAGAAGGTCGCGAAACTATACGCGGTTTTCAGAAATGAAACGCGCGTTCCATTCGGTGGATGGAGGGTTGTTGTGGAAGGGAACGGGAGAGATTGTA aaaactaTATCCGAGACGaaaccgagtttcgttgtggccgtacgagcacagttgatgctgaacgatctgggcgcccaaaagaggtcactacaccagaaaatgtcgaaaaaatccatgatatgatgttgaatgatcccaaagtgaaattgagagaggtagctaatgctgtaggcatatccttggaacgtgtgggcaatatcgtgcattcagttttgggcatgaagaagctctgcgtgcgatgggtgccgcggttgctcacagtggaccaaaaacgaattc ttccacaagcaaaattgcatgaaatcggcttcgaattggttcctcagccaccgtattcaccagacctgacccccagcgactattacttgttccttaacctgaagagatggctcacgggtaagcgtttttactcaaatgaggagcacatagctgaaactgaggcgtattttggagaccttccgatcgagtacttttcggacggtatcaaaaagttagaaaatcgttggactcgctgtatcgacctaaaaggagagtatgttgaaaaataa